From the genome of Primulina eburnea isolate SZY01 chromosome 12, ASM2296580v1, whole genome shotgun sequence, one region includes:
- the LOC140807595 gene encoding cytokinin dehydrogenase 7-like isoform X2, with protein sequence MLAYIERFVHGNDVESMPELDSTDEDGAGVLPLFKGLELQGTVDFDTAAAGKDFGGLQSSKPLAMIRPASVDDVARVIKLASRSPHLTVAAQGNRHSINGQAMAHQGLAIDMKTLEPRIQVDPSGSHVDVSGGALWEEVLKRCVADHGLAPRSWTDYLDLTVGGTLSNAGVSGQAFRYGPQTENVTELEVVTGNGDVFVCSPNQNSELFFSVLGGLGQFGIITRARILLHPSPDMVRWIRLVYSEFSDFTADAEFLVSGGANESFDYLEGFTFVNSEDPVNGWPSAQLHPDHPFDRTHVPPSDGPVLYCLELAFHYSNHHRRSAVDKFVFVAWLAEGGKNGGSAEILQGIEGGSGGELRGIFVASETGGGRGQSQWYMGRPTRMAQSFRVQSEHSPFRCCCFQEYFEAWHRWPYASLSSATVQVG encoded by the exons ATGTTAGCGTACATAGAGCGCTTCGTGCACGGTAACGACGTGGAATCCATGCCGGAGCTGGATAGTACCGACGAAGACGGAGCTGGGGTACTTCCTCTCTTCAAAGGCCTGGAGCTTCAGGGCACGGTCGACTTCGACACCGCCGCCGCCGGCAAAGATTTCGGCGGCTTGCAATCTTCCAAGCCTTTAGCCATGATTCGCCCCGCCTCCGTCGATGACGTCGCGAGGGTGATAAAACTAGCGTCACGATCACCACACCTCACCGTCGCTGCTCAGGGTAACCGCCACTCCATCAACGGGCAGGCCATGGCCCACCAAGGTCTGGCAATCGACATGAAGACGTTGGAACCCAGAATCCAAGTCGACCCTTCGGGGTCGCATGTCGACGTCAGCGGcggtgcattgtgggaagaggtGCTGAAACGCTGCGTTGCGGACCACGGATTGGCCCCCCGGTCGTGGACTGATTACCTTGATTTGACGGTGGGCGGGACGCTGTCGAACGCCGGCGTGAGTGGGCAGGCGTTCCGTTACGGACCCCAAACCGAAAATGTAACAGAATTGGAGGTTGTAACTGGAAATGGCGACGTGTTTGTCTGCTCGccgaatcagaattcagaactCTTCTTCAGTGTACTTGGGGGACTCGGACAATTCGGAATCATCACTCGAGCTAGAATCTTGCTTCATCCTTCCCCGGATATG GTGAGATGGATAAGGCTGGTGTACAGCGAGTTTAGCGATTTCACCGCTGATGCTGAGTTCCTGGTGAGTGGGGGGGCAAATGAGTCGTTCGATTACCTCGAAGGATTCACATTTGTCAACAGCGAAGACCCGGTTAACGGGTGGCCTTCGGCGCAGTTGCATCCGGACCATCCGTTCGACCGGACCCATGTCCCGCCCTCCGACGGCCCGGTTCTGTATTGCCTCGAGCTGGCCTTCCATTACAGTAATCACCACCGGCGCTCTGCTGTTGACAAG TTTGTGTTTGTGGCCTGGCTTGCAGAGGGTGGAAAGAATGGCGGGAGCGCTGAGATATTGCAGGGGATCGAGGGTGGAAGCGGAGGTGAGCTACGTGGAATTTTTGTTGCGAGTGAAACGGGCGGAGGAAGAGGCCAAAGCCAATGGTATATGGGACGGCCCACACGCATGGCTCAATCTTTTCGTGTCCAAAGCGAACATAGCCCATTTCGATGCTGTTGTTTTCAAGAATATTTTGAAGCATGGCATCGGTGGCCCTATGCTTCTTTATCCTCTGCTACGGTCCAA GTGGGATAG
- the LOC140807595 gene encoding cytokinin dehydrogenase 7-like isoform X1, whose protein sequence is MLAYIERFVHGNDVESMPELDSTDEDGAGVLPLFKGLELQGTVDFDTAAAGKDFGGLQSSKPLAMIRPASVDDVARVIKLASRSPHLTVAAQGNRHSINGQAMAHQGLAIDMKTLEPRIQVDPSGSHVDVSGGALWEEVLKRCVADHGLAPRSWTDYLDLTVGGTLSNAGVSGQAFRYGPQTENVTELEVVTGNGDVFVCSPNQNSELFFSVLGGLGQFGIITRARILLHPSPDMVRWIRLVYSEFSDFTADAEFLVSGGANESFDYLEGFTFVNSEDPVNGWPSAQLHPDHPFDRTHVPPSDGPVLYCLELAFHYSNHHRRSAVDKRVERMAGALRYCRGSRVEAEVSYVEFLLRVKRAEEEAKANGIWDGPHAWLNLFVSKANIAHFDAVVFKNILKHGIGGPMLLYPLLRSKWDSRKSVVLPTEGEIFYLVALLRFSFPYAKGLLSVDEMISQNQEIVEICKRKGFDFKLYLPYYGDNKEAWRQHFGNQWTRFQQRKAIFDPRAILAPGLKIFSRNWQPS, encoded by the exons ATGTTAGCGTACATAGAGCGCTTCGTGCACGGTAACGACGTGGAATCCATGCCGGAGCTGGATAGTACCGACGAAGACGGAGCTGGGGTACTTCCTCTCTTCAAAGGCCTGGAGCTTCAGGGCACGGTCGACTTCGACACCGCCGCCGCCGGCAAAGATTTCGGCGGCTTGCAATCTTCCAAGCCTTTAGCCATGATTCGCCCCGCCTCCGTCGATGACGTCGCGAGGGTGATAAAACTAGCGTCACGATCACCACACCTCACCGTCGCTGCTCAGGGTAACCGCCACTCCATCAACGGGCAGGCCATGGCCCACCAAGGTCTGGCAATCGACATGAAGACGTTGGAACCCAGAATCCAAGTCGACCCTTCGGGGTCGCATGTCGACGTCAGCGGcggtgcattgtgggaagaggtGCTGAAACGCTGCGTTGCGGACCACGGATTGGCCCCCCGGTCGTGGACTGATTACCTTGATTTGACGGTGGGCGGGACGCTGTCGAACGCCGGCGTGAGTGGGCAGGCGTTCCGTTACGGACCCCAAACCGAAAATGTAACAGAATTGGAGGTTGTAACTGGAAATGGCGACGTGTTTGTCTGCTCGccgaatcagaattcagaactCTTCTTCAGTGTACTTGGGGGACTCGGACAATTCGGAATCATCACTCGAGCTAGAATCTTGCTTCATCCTTCCCCGGATATG GTGAGATGGATAAGGCTGGTGTACAGCGAGTTTAGCGATTTCACCGCTGATGCTGAGTTCCTGGTGAGTGGGGGGGCAAATGAGTCGTTCGATTACCTCGAAGGATTCACATTTGTCAACAGCGAAGACCCGGTTAACGGGTGGCCTTCGGCGCAGTTGCATCCGGACCATCCGTTCGACCGGACCCATGTCCCGCCCTCCGACGGCCCGGTTCTGTATTGCCTCGAGCTGGCCTTCCATTACAGTAATCACCACCGGCGCTCTGCTGTTGACAAG AGGGTGGAAAGAATGGCGGGAGCGCTGAGATATTGCAGGGGATCGAGGGTGGAAGCGGAGGTGAGCTACGTGGAATTTTTGTTGCGAGTGAAACGGGCGGAGGAAGAGGCCAAAGCCAATGGTATATGGGACGGCCCACACGCATGGCTCAATCTTTTCGTGTCCAAAGCGAACATAGCCCATTTCGATGCTGTTGTTTTCAAGAATATTTTGAAGCATGGCATCGGTGGCCCTATGCTTCTTTATCCTCTGCTACGGTCCAA GTGGGATAGTCGTAAATCCGTGGTTTTACCGACGGAGggggaaatattttatttagttgCATTGCTACGTTTCTCGTTTCCATACGCAAAAGGGTTGCTGTCGGTAGATGAAATGATATCACAAAATCAAGAAATAGTTGAGATTTGCAAGCGGAAGGGATTCGATTTCAAGTTGTACCTTCCATACTACGGTGATAACAAGGAGGCGTGGAGGCAGCATTTTGGAAATCAATGGACGAGGTTCCAGCAAAGGAAGGCCATCTTCGATCCAAGGGCCATTCTTGCTCCTGGGCTCAAGATTttttcaagaaattggcaaccctcgtga